From one Solanum stenotomum isolate F172 chromosome 12, ASM1918654v1, whole genome shotgun sequence genomic stretch:
- the LOC125847564 gene encoding uncharacterized protein LOC125847564 translates to MKETKRSMEDIYPASPVAVARNKSTGNVMSSTSTPSRNCSITAVKNHRHMSTVVDDDNDGDGDPIECTGKSCKSCTAGVVADCVALCCCPCAVIDILALAFFRIPWMMGRKYLGKSKKSEKQKKNKNKKKIQKKKEEEMEKSYSYRDCVTYELDSIDGRISTRSVNDEEIVKGNLKKSLGIVIGEEDKNNTSAKFDVEQFWLDLYEQVGHLGFGRVSYTGIPSQGNTG, encoded by the coding sequence atgaaagaaactaaaagAAGTATGGAGGATATTTACCCTGCATCTCCGGTAGCAGTTGCACGTAACAAGAGTACTGGCAACGTGATGAGTAGTACCAGTACTCCTTCAAGAAACTGCTCAATAACCGCCGTGAAAAACCACCGCCACATGTCTACCGTCGTCGACGATGACAACGACGGCGACGGCGACCCGATCGAATGTACGGGAAAATCGTGCAAGTCATGTACAGCTGGAGTTGTAGCCGATTGCGTTGCATTATGCTGCTGCCCCTGCGCTGTGATTGATATTTTAGCACTGGCGTTTTTCAGGATCCCGTGGATGATGGGGAGAAAATATTTGGGGAAAAGTAAAAAATCGGAAAAacagaagaagaataagaataagaagaagattcagaagaagaaggaagaagaaatgGAGAAGAGTTACAGTTATCGTGATTGCGTTACGTATGAATTGGACAGTATAGATGGAAGAATTTCAACAAGATCAGTTAACGATGAAGAAATCGTTAAAGGAAATTTGAAGAAATCATTGGGAATTGTAATTGGGGAAGAAGACAAAAACAATACTAGTGCTAAGTTTGATGTAGAACAATTTTGGTTAGATTTGTATGAACAAGTTGGTCATTTGGGATTTGGCAGAGTTTCTTACACTGGAATCCCTTCTCAAGGTAATACTGGGTaa
- the LOC125847550 gene encoding PWWP domain-containing protein 6, with amino-acid sequence MSSDENTEKSKNLAGLSAEALDSETLMTDSGPGLLDEVPRVSGDNGNVDTGAISEPVVATEETSEVGNDADGDVVEVHGSLDNVSGGELASQGAEADQGPGHLVEEMYGEENVAGGSDDEMVDAVDGETAEDNSGEDTTSVKHVYAVGDFVWGKIKSHPWWPGRVYNASAASDFAMKYNQTGRLLVAYFGDGSFSWCPPSQLLPFVDNFEKMSKQSTSKSFLYAVEKTLDEISVLVEFQMTCQCISEESRTGLCWPLAVNAGIKKGVQVPVSETVSLLLSQFEPSERLKGLKRNTLTNSNSNILEFAVLKSWLSAFYRAKYGHPLASYCEPLLVEGLEDKKEDQVIDANDFSIPIEVPIQGPSEEEIPNSGSSKFPMTACDKIYQKRKQKSVAELMGENAKPKGKKTTEDNSTPSSVETSEKKRKKSGEKAKGHTGSSKSVDEKIGKRVSKKSGDSDLVKTKKLSVSIPERDELGDQQDMNAGPLSRERKKSKYLSPPYTSPKWKAGKSSFKRELEIESQKFSDISKIGERMTKAARLLLSSPDANGNEAFKDDVDRSSRIRKRSSKTFDTMAINSSVDEVLSEVQSTALNPLLLRNGSLEKARGFISTFRNSVYFDGSNYKQYHQVETGKKRKSVGSGNVISQSDSKSPDSVRSKKRKTNHAKSEVTKLKKESGPSSQGKEDEDDGREASSVILLVTFLTGFSLPSEDEIIQLYNKFGELNEEETKVLCDLNSVRIVYRRGSDAAQAFKESVRQSPFGAANVNFTLSYSSKSESPLSSLKARKGKSQVQLIKQKLKGMASILDKCKDKITSEEKSELENEIKGLLEKVSAVTSTNT; translated from the coding sequence ATGTCGAGTGACGAAAACACAGAGAAGAGCAAAAATCTAGCTGGATTGTCTGCTGAAGCATTGGACTCTGAAACCCTAATGACTGATTCTGGACCTGGGTTGCTTGATGAGGTGCCTAGGGTTTCTGGTGATAATGGAAATGTGGATACTGGTGCTATTAGCGAGCCAGTTGTTGCTACTGAGGAGACCTCGGAAGTGGGAAATGATGCCGATGGTGATGTGGTGGAAGTTCATGGTTCACTGGATAATGTGAGTGGGGGAGAGCTTGCTAGTCAAGGGGCTGAAGCAGATCAAGGGCCTGGACATTTGGTTGAGGAAATGTACGGAGAGGAGAATGTAGCTGGTGGTTCTGATGATGAGATGGTTGATGCTGTTGATGGAGAAACTGCAGAGGATAACTCTGGGGAAGATACAACGAGTGTAAAACATGTTTATGCAGTTGGTGACTTTGTGTGGGGCAAGATTAAGAGTCATCCGTGGTGGCCAGGGCGTGTTTACAATGCTTCCGCTGCCTCAGACTTTGCTATGAAGTATAATCAAACAGGTCGATTGCTAGTGGCATACTTTGGAGATGGGTCATTTTCTTGGTGCCCCCCTTCGCAGTTGTTGCCTTTTGTTGACAACTTTGAAAAAATGTCAAAACAAAGCACTTCCAAGAGTTTCTTATATGCTGTTGAAAAGACCTTGGATGAAATTAGTGTGCTTGTGGAGTTTCAAATGACCTGCCAATGCATCTCTGAAGAGAGTCGTACTGGACTTTGTTGGCCATTGGCAGTGAATGCTGGAATCAAAAAGGGTGTTCAAGTGCCTGTTTCAGAAACTGTCAGTCTTTTACTTTCTCAGTTTGAACCTTCAGAAAGACTTAAAGGTCTAAAACGTAACACACTAACCAATTCTAATTCCAATATACTTGAGTTTGCTGTCTTGAAGAGTTGGCTATCTGCTTTTTATCGTGCTAAGTATGGACACCCTTTGGCTTCATATTGTGAACCCCTGCTAGTTGAAGGCCTTGAGGACAAGAAGGAAGATCAAGTCATTGATGCAAATGACTTTAGCATACCCATTGAGGTTCCTATTCAGGGTCCATCAGAAGAAGAAATTCCTAATTCTGGATCTTCAAAGTTTCCTATGACTGCTTGCGACAAGATTTATCAGAAGAGGAAGCAGAAAAGTGTGGCTGAACTTATGGGAGAGAACGCCAAGCCCAAAGGTAAGAAGACAACTGAAGACAATTCTACACCTTCGTCTGTAGAAACATCcgagaagaaaaggaagaagtcTGGTGAGAAAGCTAAAGGTCACACTGGCAGCTCGAAGAGTGTTGATGAAAAAATTGGTAAGAGGGTCAGCAAGAAGTCTGGTGACAGTGACTTGGTGAAAACAAAGAAACTTAGTGTTTCAATTCCTGAGCGTGATGAACTTGGCGACCAGCAAGACATGAATGCGGGCCCTTTATCAAGGGAAAGAAAGAAGAGCAAGTATTTGTCACCTCCTTATACAAGCCCTAAGTGGAAGGCAGGAAAATCAAGCTTTAAGAGAGAACTGGAAATAGAATCTCAGAAATTTTCTGATATTTCCAAGATTGGTGAGAGGATGACAAAGGCTGCTCGTCTTCTTTTGTCTTCTCCTGATGCAAATGGGAATGAGGCTTTCAAGGATGACGTTGACAGGAGTTCTCGGATCAGAAAGCGAAGCTCTAAGACTTTTGATACCATGGCTATCAATTCATCTGTGGATGAAGTACTGTCTGAGGTTCAGTCTACTGCTCTAAACCCTCTTTTATTGAGGAATGGATCTCTTGAGAAGGCCAGAGGTTTCATTTCCACTTTCAGAAACTCAGTATATTTTGATGGATCAAACTACAAGCAGTATCACCAAGTGGAAAcaggaaagaagagaaaatctGTGGGATCAGGAAATGTAATTTCCCAGAGTGATTCTAAATCACCAGACTCCGTTCGTTCAAAGAAGAGGAAGACAAATCATGCGAAATCAGAAGTTACCAAACTCAAAAAAGAATCTGGTCCTTCTAGTCAGGGAAAAGAAGATGAGGATGATGGTAGAGAAGCTTCATCTGTGATTCTCTTGGTGACATTTTTAACTGGTTTTTCTTTGCCATCAGAGGATGAAATCATTCAACTATATAACAAGTTTGGAGAGCTGAACGAAGAGGAAACAAAAGTGCTATGTGATTTGAACTCTGTTCGAATTGTCTACAGGCGTGGTTCAGATGCTGCACAGGCCTTCAAAGAATCAGTAAGGCAAAGTCCTTTTGGTGCTGCTAATGTGAACTTTACGCTCAGCTATTCCTCCAAATCTGAGAGTCCACTATCCTCGCTGAAAGCTCGTAAGGGGAAGTCACAGGTACAACTAATCAAGCAGAAGCTGAAGGGGATGGCATCAATATTGGATAAGTGTAAGGATAAGATTACAAGCGAGGAGAAATCAGAGTTGGAGAATGAGATAAAAGGCTTGCTGGAGAAGGTAAGTGCAGTGACTTCAACAAACACATAG
- the LOC125847568 gene encoding 50S ribosomal protein L12, chloroplastic has product MASTLSTITLRSPSHISPSTASSTHASISFPTKTLELPNRTPKLHHRRATFVRPLAAVEAPEKVVQLGDEISTLTLADAQKLVEYLQDKLGVSAASFAPAAVVAAPGGAAADAPAVVEEKTEFDVVIDEVPSNARIATIKAVRALTSLALKEAKELIEGLPKKFKEGVSKDEAEDAKKQLEEAGAKVSIA; this is encoded by the coding sequence ATGGCTTCCACATTATCCACTATTACCCTTCGTTCCCCTTCTCACATTTCTCCCTCAACCGCCAGCTCCACACACGCTTCAATTTCTTTCCCCACCAAAACCCTCGAACTCCCCAATCGCACTCCCAAACTCCACCACCGCCGAGCAACTTTCGTCCGCCCTCTCGCCGCCGTCGAAGCACCGGAGAAGGTAGTACAGCTCGGAGATGAAATCTCCACTCTAACTCTCGCTGATGCGCAGAAACTCGTTGAGTACCTTCAGGATAAGCTTGGTGTTTCAGCCGCATCCTTCGCTCCTGCTGCCGTCGTCGCCGCTCCTGGTGGCGCAGCCGCAGATGCTCCAGCTGTGGTTGAAGAGAAGACGGAATTTGACGTAGTCATCGATGAAGTGCCGAGTAATGCTAGAATTGCGACTATTAAGGCTGTTAGGGCTTTAACAAGTTTGGcattgaaagaggctaaggaaTTGATTGAAGGATTGCCTAAGAAATTTAAGGAGGGTGTTTCCAAGGATGAGGCTGAAGATGCTAAGAAACAGCTTGAAGAAGCTGGTGCTAAAGTTTCTATTGCTTAA
- the LOC125847567 gene encoding 50S ribosomal protein L12, chloroplastic-like, with product MASTLSTIALRSPSPISQSTVSSTHASISFPTKTLELPIRTPKLHHRRATFVRPLAAVEAPEKVVQLGDEISNLTLADAQKLVEYLQDKLGVSAASFAPAAVVAAPGGAAADAPPVVEEKTEFDVVIDEVPSNARIATIKAVRALTSLALKEAKELIEGLPKKFKEGVSKDEAEDAKKQLEEAGAKVSIA from the coding sequence ATGGCTTCCACATTATCCACAATTGCCCTTCGTTCTCCCTCTCCTATTTCTCAATCAACCGTAAGCTCCACGCACGCTTCAATTTCATTCCCTACCAAAACCCTAGAACTCCCCATTCGCACTCCCAAACTCCACCACCGCCGGGCCACTTTCGTCCGCCCTCTCGCCGCCGTCGAAGCACCGGAGAAGGTAGTCCAGCTCGGAGATGAAATCTCCAACTTAACCCTCGCTGACGCTCAGAAACTCGTCGAGTACCTTCAGGATAAGCTTGGAGTTTCAGCCGCATCCTTCGCTCCCGCTGCCGTCGTCGCTGCCCCTGGTGGCGCAGCCGCAGATGCTCCACCTGTGGTTGAGGAGAAGACGGAATTTGATGTAGTCATCGATGAAGTACCGAGTAATGCTAGAATTGCGACTATTAAGGCTGTTAGGGCTTTAACAAGTTTGGcattgaaagaggctaaggaaTTGATTGAAGGATTGCCTAAGAAATTTAAGGAGGGTGTTTCCAAGGATGAGGCTGAAGATGCTAAGAAACAGCTTGAAGAAGCTGGTGCTAAAGTTTCTATTGCTTAA